In Microtus ochrogaster isolate Prairie Vole_2 unplaced genomic scaffold, MicOch1.0 UNK74, whole genome shotgun sequence, the following proteins share a genomic window:
- the Six5 gene encoding homeobox protein SIX5 isoform X1 — protein sequence MATSPEPSAGPAAGGEAAAATEEEEEEARQLLQTLQEAEGEAAAAGAGEAAAADSGSPGAPASPSETAAEEPTGLRFSPEQVACVCEALLQAGHAGRLSRFLGALPPAERLRGSDPVLRARALVAFQRGEYAELYRLLESRPFPAAHHAFLQDLYLRARYHEAERARGRALGAVDKYRLRKKFPLPKTIWDGEETVYCFKERSRAALKACYRGNRYPTPDEKRRLATLTGLSLTQVSNWFKNRRQRDRTGTGGGAPCKSESDGNPTTEDESESSRSPEDLERSVAPVAAEAPTQNSIFLAGATPPATCPASSSILVNGSFLAASSPPAVLLNGSPVIINSLALGEASSLGPLLLTGGGGAPPPQPSPQGANEAKTSLVLDPQTGEVRLEEASSEAPETKGVQGAVPGAAGEEVPGTLPQVVPGPPPTSTFSLTPGAVSSVAAPQVVPLSPSSGYPTGLSPTSPLLNLPQVVPTSQVVTLPQAVGPLQLLAAGPGSPVKVAAPAGPGNVHLINSGVGVTALQLPSAATPGTRLLSSGLLGWGSPCSASGTSLGVKPTGSSACSPASCPPSLLSTGNFLLANPVSGSPIVTGVAVQQGKIILTATFPTSMLVSQVLPPAPSLALPLKQEPAITVPEGALPVTPSPTLPEGHTLGPISTQPLPPAPAVTSATSLSFSPDSSGLLPSFPAPLPEGLMLSPAAVPVWPAGLELSTGVEGLGTQATHTVLRLPDPDSQGLLLGTTAGTEVDEGPEAEAKVLTQLQSVPVEEPLEL from the exons GGCCTCCGCTTCTCGCCCGAGCAGGTGGCGTGTGTGTGCGAGGCGCTGCTGCAGGCTGGCCACGCCGGCCGCTTGAGCCGCTTCCTGGGCGCGCTGCCCCCGGCCGAGCGCCTACGTGGCAGCGATCCGGTGCTGCGCGCGCGGGCCCTAGTGGCCTTTCAGCGGGGTGAATACGCCGAGCTCTACCGGCTCCTAGAGAGCCGCCCTTTCCCCGCCGCCCACCACGCCTTCCTGCAGGACCTCTACCTGCGCGCGCGCTACCACGAGGCCGAGCGGGCCCGAGGCCGTGCCCTGGGCGCGGTGGACAAATACCGGCTGCGCAAGAAGTTCCCTCTGCCCAAGACCATCTGGGACGGCGAGGAGACCGTCTACTGCTTCAAGGAGCGCTCGCGCGCGGCGCTAAAGGCCTGCTACCGCGGCAACCGCTATCCCACGCCAGACGAGAAGCGCCGCCTGGCCACGCTCACCGGCCTCTCGCTCACACAGGTCAGCAACTGGTTCAAGAACCGGCGACAGCGCGACCGAACTGGGACCGGCGGCGGAGCGCCCTGCAAAAG TGAGTCCGATGGGAACCCCACTACTGAAGATGAGTCCGAGTCCAGCAGAAGTCCGGAGGATCTGGAGAGGAGTGTGGCCCCCGTAGCTGCTGAGGCCCCCACCCAGAATTCTATCTTCCTAGCGGGGGCCACCCCTCCTGCGACGTGCCCCGCCTCCTCCTCTATCCTAGTGAATGGCAGTTTCCTGGCAGCCAGCAGCCCCCCAGCAGTGCTCCTCAATGGCAGCCCAGTCATCATCAATAGCTTGGCTCTAGGAGAGGCTTCCAGCCTGGGGCCACTGCTGCTCACAGGAGGTGGGGGCGCGCCACCACCACAACCCAGCCCCCAGGGAGCCAATGAGGCCAAGACTTCCCTGGTCCTGGACCCTCAGACAGGAGAGGTTAGATTGGAAGAGGCTTCGTCTGAGGCTCCTGAGACCAAAGGGGTTCAGGGAGCTgttcctggggcagctggagAGGAAGTCCCAGGGACCCTGCCCCAAGTAGTCCCTGgtcccccacccacctccaccttcTCTCTGACCCCAGGAGCTGTGTCCTCAGTGGCTGCTCCGCAGGTTGTACCACTCTCCCCCTCTTCTGGGTACCCAACAGGCCTGAGCCCCACCTCCCCACTGCTGAACTTGCCTCAGGTGGTACCCACTTCCCAGGTGGTGACCCTGCCTCAGGCTGTGGGGCCACTCCAGCTGTTGGCAGCTGGGCCAGGCAGCCCTGTGAAGGTGGCAGCTCCAGCGGGGCCTGGTAATGTGCACCTGATAAACTCTGGTGTGGGAGTGACTGCACTGCAACTTCCCTCAGCCGCCACCCCAGGTACCCGCCTGCTTTCCTCGGGCCTGCTGGGCTGGGGGAGCCCGTGTTCTGCTTCTGGTACATCTCTTGGGGTTAAGCCTACTGGTTCCTCTGCCTGCTCTCCAGCATCTTgccctccatctcttctctccaCAGGAAACTTCCTCCTGGCCAACCCTGTGTCTGGCAGCCCTATTGTCACTGGGGTAGCTGTGCAGCAGGGCAAGATCATCCTTACTGCTACCTTTCCCACCAGCATGCTCGTTTCCCAAGTCCTGCCACCTGCCCCCAGCCTAGCCCTGCCCCTGAAGCAAGAGCCAGCCATCACAGTGCCTGAAGGAGCCCTCCCAGTgacccccagccccaccctcccTGAGGGTCACACTCTGGGGCCAATCTCTACTCAGCCACTGCCACCTGCTCCTGCTGTCACCTCTGCCACCAGCCTGTCTTTCTCCCCGGACTCCTCTGGCCTGCTGCCTAgcttcccagcacccctgcctGAGGGTCTGATGTTGTCACCTGCAGCTGTGCCAGTCTGGCCAGCAGGGCTGGAACTGAGCACAGGGGTGGAGGGGCTGGGGACACAGGCCACCCACACTGTGCTGAGATTGCCAGACCCTGACTCCCAGGGGCTGCTCCTGGGAACCACAGCAGGGACTGAGGTTGATGAGGGGCCAGAAGCTGAGGCCAAGGTCCTGACCCAGTTGCAGTCAGTACCTGTGGAGGAGCCCTTGGAACTGTGA
- the Six5 gene encoding homeobox protein SIX5 isoform X2, producing MATSPEPSAGPAAGGEAAAATEEEEEEARQLLQTLQEAEGEAAAAGAGEAAAADSGSPGAPASPSETAAEEPTGLRFSPEQVACVCEALLQAGHAGRLSRFLGALPPAERLRGSDPVLRARALVAFQRGEYAELYRLLESRPFPAAHHAFLQDLYLRARYHEAERARGRALGAVDKYRLRKKFPLPKTIWDGEETVYCFKERSRAALKACYRGNRYPTPDEKRRLATLTGLSLTQVSNWFKNRRQRDRTGTGGGAPCKSESDGNPTTEDESESSRSPEDLERSVAPVAAEAPTQNSIFLAGATPPATCPASSSILVNGSFLAASSPPAVLLNGSPVIINSLALGEASSLGPLLLTGGGGAPPPQPSPQGANEAKTSLVLDPQTGEVRLEEASSEAPETKGVQGAVPGAAGEEVPGTLPQVVPGPPPTSTFSLTPGAVSSVAAPQVVPLSPSSGYPTGLSPTSPLLNLPQVVPTSQVVTLPQAVGPLQLLAAGPGSPVKVAAPAGPGNVHLINSGVGVTALQLPSAATPGNFLLANPVSGSPIVTGVAVQQGKIILTATFPTSMLVSQVLPPAPSLALPLKQEPAITVPEGALPVTPSPTLPEGHTLGPISTQPLPPAPAVTSATSLSFSPDSSGLLPSFPAPLPEGLMLSPAAVPVWPAGLELSTGVEGLGTQATHTVLRLPDPDSQGLLLGTTAGTEVDEGPEAEAKVLTQLQSVPVEEPLEL from the exons GGCCTCCGCTTCTCGCCCGAGCAGGTGGCGTGTGTGTGCGAGGCGCTGCTGCAGGCTGGCCACGCCGGCCGCTTGAGCCGCTTCCTGGGCGCGCTGCCCCCGGCCGAGCGCCTACGTGGCAGCGATCCGGTGCTGCGCGCGCGGGCCCTAGTGGCCTTTCAGCGGGGTGAATACGCCGAGCTCTACCGGCTCCTAGAGAGCCGCCCTTTCCCCGCCGCCCACCACGCCTTCCTGCAGGACCTCTACCTGCGCGCGCGCTACCACGAGGCCGAGCGGGCCCGAGGCCGTGCCCTGGGCGCGGTGGACAAATACCGGCTGCGCAAGAAGTTCCCTCTGCCCAAGACCATCTGGGACGGCGAGGAGACCGTCTACTGCTTCAAGGAGCGCTCGCGCGCGGCGCTAAAGGCCTGCTACCGCGGCAACCGCTATCCCACGCCAGACGAGAAGCGCCGCCTGGCCACGCTCACCGGCCTCTCGCTCACACAGGTCAGCAACTGGTTCAAGAACCGGCGACAGCGCGACCGAACTGGGACCGGCGGCGGAGCGCCCTGCAAAAG TGAGTCCGATGGGAACCCCACTACTGAAGATGAGTCCGAGTCCAGCAGAAGTCCGGAGGATCTGGAGAGGAGTGTGGCCCCCGTAGCTGCTGAGGCCCCCACCCAGAATTCTATCTTCCTAGCGGGGGCCACCCCTCCTGCGACGTGCCCCGCCTCCTCCTCTATCCTAGTGAATGGCAGTTTCCTGGCAGCCAGCAGCCCCCCAGCAGTGCTCCTCAATGGCAGCCCAGTCATCATCAATAGCTTGGCTCTAGGAGAGGCTTCCAGCCTGGGGCCACTGCTGCTCACAGGAGGTGGGGGCGCGCCACCACCACAACCCAGCCCCCAGGGAGCCAATGAGGCCAAGACTTCCCTGGTCCTGGACCCTCAGACAGGAGAGGTTAGATTGGAAGAGGCTTCGTCTGAGGCTCCTGAGACCAAAGGGGTTCAGGGAGCTgttcctggggcagctggagAGGAAGTCCCAGGGACCCTGCCCCAAGTAGTCCCTGgtcccccacccacctccaccttcTCTCTGACCCCAGGAGCTGTGTCCTCAGTGGCTGCTCCGCAGGTTGTACCACTCTCCCCCTCTTCTGGGTACCCAACAGGCCTGAGCCCCACCTCCCCACTGCTGAACTTGCCTCAGGTGGTACCCACTTCCCAGGTGGTGACCCTGCCTCAGGCTGTGGGGCCACTCCAGCTGTTGGCAGCTGGGCCAGGCAGCCCTGTGAAGGTGGCAGCTCCAGCGGGGCCTGGTAATGTGCACCTGATAAACTCTGGTGTGGGAGTGACTGCACTGCAACTTCCCTCAGCCGCCACCCCAG GAAACTTCCTCCTGGCCAACCCTGTGTCTGGCAGCCCTATTGTCACTGGGGTAGCTGTGCAGCAGGGCAAGATCATCCTTACTGCTACCTTTCCCACCAGCATGCTCGTTTCCCAAGTCCTGCCACCTGCCCCCAGCCTAGCCCTGCCCCTGAAGCAAGAGCCAGCCATCACAGTGCCTGAAGGAGCCCTCCCAGTgacccccagccccaccctcccTGAGGGTCACACTCTGGGGCCAATCTCTACTCAGCCACTGCCACCTGCTCCTGCTGTCACCTCTGCCACCAGCCTGTCTTTCTCCCCGGACTCCTCTGGCCTGCTGCCTAgcttcccagcacccctgcctGAGGGTCTGATGTTGTCACCTGCAGCTGTGCCAGTCTGGCCAGCAGGGCTGGAACTGAGCACAGGGGTGGAGGGGCTGGGGACACAGGCCACCCACACTGTGCTGAGATTGCCAGACCCTGACTCCCAGGGGCTGCTCCTGGGAACCACAGCAGGGACTGAGGTTGATGAGGGGCCAGAAGCTGAGGCCAAGGTCCTGACCCAGTTGCAGTCAGTACCTGTGGAGGAGCCCTTGGAACTGTGA
- the Bhmg1 gene encoding LOW QUALITY PROTEIN: basic helix-loop-helix and HMG box domain-containing protein 1 (The sequence of the model RefSeq protein was modified relative to this genomic sequence to represent the inferred CDS: inserted 2 bases in 1 codon; substituted 1 base at 1 genomic stop codon), with amino-acid sequence MDYSSQHAARRLNQNXLSSPNRKDKKNHTNKLRELALLIPVTMTTRNKKHTKKEILLRVLHYIHYLQRCIDVVQALLKLHNSDSKGGFVGKQFHLQHAFLAPDPDSDSAMTIASLGFSPTIRLGRNPSAGPTQXRHSTPSSHQKSYLWERPTWPQKPHRSLALNQPENLVTVNPGQKEENREGATYPRDFSPGTHPTSALSLSESDGGGTQLVYLDMAQNIVAYDIISDWGAGTQDGELDTDIKAQSRDQRSCFLTKAEPYLSSHRQKLFLCTSSETHKETPDTDPWLPAWTSEDSPNGSPLASESSQSNTWHETNYLSEILGLSSSLFSSPSKILPDHVLEDETYFLTEGLLEPLPAACELEDPQEKVQDTPTAPPNFQSSVSLDHCYLSLSENTKVLSSCSSSSESTDTESLWGQESSVLQQANHVGLQTPSDEDRDYTWTPTRQSSGLPVAGKKTKKVQASQGSGKLKESRKACPGQVKKKCVNGFIMFCRMNRKHYIRAWPGIASTAATKDLAQLWREMTLEERRPYCTKARRFSRQHNRIVKRESSSSEDDDGETPKPFYQLMADRVQVPLALALLPSPHCQ; translated from the exons ATGGACTACAGCTCCCAACATGCAGCACG ACGTCTTAACCAAAACTAGCTCTCATCCCCAAACAGGAAGGATAAGAAGAACCACACAAACAAGCTTCGAGAACTGGCCCTGCTGATCCCTGTGACCATGACGACCAGAAACAAGAAGCATACCAAG AAGGAGATCCTGCTGCGTGTCCTGCACTACATCCACTACCTCCAGAGATGCATTGATGTGGTCCAGGCTTTGCTCAAGCTCCACAACAGCGATAGCAAAGGTGGATTTGTGGGTAAGCAGTTCCACCTCCAACATGCTTTTCTGGCT CCAGATCCTGATTCAGACTCTGCCATGACCAtagcctctctgggcttcagtcCTACAATCC GGCTGGGTCGGAACCCATCTGCCGGCCCAACCCA CAGACACTCCACTCCCTCCAGCCATCAGAAGTCGTACCTTTGGG AGCGCCCAACCTGGCCCCAGAAGCCTCACCGCTCTCTGGCTTTGAATCAGCCTGAAAATTTGGTCACTGTAAACCCaggtcagaaagaagaaaacagggaaggTGCCACCTACCCAAGAGACTTCAGCCCTGGCACCCACCCCACATCTGCACTATCCCTGTCagaaagtgatggaggagggaCCCAGCTGGTGTACTTGGACATGGCTCAGAATATTGTTGCCTATGACATCATAA GTGATTGGGGTGCAGGGACCCAGGATGGTGAGCTTGACACTGACATCAAGGCTCAGAGCAGAGATCAGAGGTCCTGTTTCCTCACCAAAGCAGAGCCCTATCTCAG CTCTCACAGGCAGAAGCTATTCTTGTGTACTTCCAGtgagacacacaaagaaaccccagaCACTGACCCTTGGCTTCCTGCGTGGACCTCAGAAGACAGCCCCAATG GAAGCCCACTGGCCTCGGAGTCTTCCCAGAGCAATACCTGGCATGAGACGAACTACCTGAGTGAGATCTTAGGACTCAGCTCTTCCCTCTTCAGCTCCCCAAGCAAAATCCTGCCAGATCATGTCCTGGAGGACGAGACCTACTTTCTGACTGAAG GTCTCTTGGAGCCtttgcctgctgcctgtgaacTGGAGGACCCCCAAGAGAAG GTCCAGGACACACCCACAGCCCCACCTAACTTCCAGTCCTCAGTCTCACTGGACCACTGCTACCTGTCGCTGAGTGAGAACACCAAGGTGCTGTCTAGCTGCAGCTCCAGTTCAGAGTCCACAGACACTGAGTCCCTGTGGGGACAGGAG TCTTCTGTCCTGCAGCAGGCCAACCATGTGGGCTTACAGACCCCCAGTGATGAGGACAGAGACTACACATGGACACCTACTCGACAGTCTTCTGGCCTGCCAGTAGCTGGCAAGAAGACCAAGAAGGTCCAAGCAAGCCAGGGCTCTGGGAAGCTCAAGGAGAGCAGAAAGGCCTGCCCTGGCCAGGTGAAGAAAAAGTGTGTTAATGGCTTCATCATGTTCTGCAGGATGAACCGGAAGCATTACATTCG AGCCTGGCCTGGGATTGCATCCACAGCTGCCACTAAGGACCTGGCTCAACTGTGGCGAGAGATGACTCTGGAGGAAAGGAGACCATACTG CACTAAGGCACGCAGGTTCAGCCGCCAGCACAACCGCATTGTGAAGCGGGAGAGCTCCAGCAGTGAGGACGACGATGGGGAGACCCCTAAGCCCTTCTACCAGCTGATGGCTGACAGGGTCCAAGTGCCTTTGGCCCTGGCTTTACTGCCCTCCCCTCACTGCCAGTGA